The genomic window CGGGAATCCTCGGATTAACGTTTGCACTCAACTACCCGAGGCTTATCGCAGAGTTCTACGCCCTTCATCGGCTCCTGGTGCCAAGGCATCCACCGTGCGCTCTTTGTAGCTTGACCCATCTATCAACACTGCTCAACGCCGGCTGCGGACGTGTGGCCGCACCCGAGTTTCGCAATGGGTCGTTTCACGCATTTTCTGCATTGGTTACCCTAAATTACTTTCTTCGCTATTCGATTTTGAAGGTACATGTCGCGGCGCCCAGGCCGGGTATCCGATGGTACCCACCGGGCGGCGCTTTCTAACAGATGGAGATGACCAGATTCGAACTGGCGACCCCCTGCTTGCAAAGCAGGTGCTCTCCCAGCTGAGCTACATCCCCAAATGGGATCTCTTCACTTGAGATCGTCATCGTTTGGCCGGCAACGTCGCGCTCTGGGCACCAGCGGCGGCTGATAAGAATGGGCCTTTGTGGAATCGAACCACAGACCTCGCGGTTATCAGCCGCGCGCTCTAACCATCTGAGCTAAAGGCCCAGGTGCCAAGGTGAGCGGACGAGCGGCCGTACCTTAACGATTGAAGGAGTGGACGGACCCCCGGATAGGCAGTCGCGGGACACGCATTCCGGATTCCCACCGGCTGCTGATCGGCCTACCTCCCGCGAACGAGAGATCCCGCAGTCTCGGGCCGCTACTCTTCACCCGCGCTTGCGCGCAGACTACTCTTGGCGGTCGGTAAAGCGGTTACTGCCGAACTGAGCTGACTTTCCTCCCGCCACCTGGCTTGCGCCCGGCGACGACAGGCTCCTTAAAGGAGGTGATCCAGCCGCACCTTCCGGTACGGCTACCTTGTTACGACTTCACCCCTCTTGCTGGGCACACCTTGGGCACCGCCGTCCCTATTCGGGTTCAGCAAGTGACTTCAGGTGCACCAAACTCAAGTGGTGTGACGGGCGGTGTGTACAAGGCCCGGGAACATATTCACCGCAGTATGCTGACCTGCGGTTACTAGCAACTCCGTCTTCATGCAGGCGAGTTGCAGCCTGCAATCTGAACTGAGACCGGTTTTAAGGGATTAGCTCCACCTCGCGGTGTGGCAACCCGTTGTACCGGCCATTGTAGCATGTGTGTAGCCCGGGGCATAAAGGGCATGATGACTTGACGTCATCCCCACCTTCCTCTGGGTTTCTCCCAGCAGTCTGGTTAGAAAAATTTAACTAACCACAGGGGTTGCGCTCGTTGCGGGACTTAACCCAACACCTCACGGCACGAGCTGACGACAGCCATGCACCACCTGTGCAGCGATCCCTTGCGGGAGGACCGTATCTCTACGGCTTTCCACTGCATGTCAAACCCCGGTAAGGTTCTTCGGGTTGCATCGAATTAAACCACATGCTCCGCTGCTTGTGCGGGCCCCCGTCAATTCCTTTGAGTTTCAACCTTGCGGCCGTACTCCCCAGGCGGTTCACTTAATGCGTTAGCTGCGGCACTGATGGCGTCAATACCACCAACACCTAGTGAACATTGTTTAGGGCTAGGACTACCGGGGTATCTAATCCCGTTCGCTCCCCTAGCTTTCGCGCCTCAGCGTCAGTTACAAGCTAGCAAGCCGCCTTCGCCACTGGTGTTCCTTGCGATATCTACGCATTTCACTACTACACCGCAAATTCCACTTGCCTCTCTTGCACTCCAGCCCCGCAGTATTGGACGCAGTTTCGAGGTTGAGCCTCGAACTTTCACAACCAACTTACGGAACCGCCTACGCGCTCTTTACGCCCAGTAAATCCGGATAACGCTTGCCCCCTACGTATTACCGCGGCTGCTGGCACGTAGTTAGCCGGGGCTTCCTCAGGAGGTACCGTCAGATCTTCGTCCCTCCCAACAGAGGTTTACATCCCTAGAGACTTCATCCCTCACGCGGCGTTGCTCCGTCAGGCTTTCGCCCATTGCGGAAAATTCCTCACTGCTGCCTCCCGTAGGAGTCTGGGCCGTGTCTCAGTCCCAGTGTGGCTGTCCGTCCTCTCAGACCAGCTACCCATCATAGCCTTGGTGGGCCGTTACCTCACCAACTAGCTAATAGGCCGCGGGCCCATCTGAGAGCGTCTTGCGACTTTAGTTGTCAGATGATGCCATCCGACAACCACATGCAGTATTAGCTCTGCTTTCGCAGGGTTATTCTGCACTCTCAGGCAGGTTGCCCACGTGTTACTCACCCGTCCGCCACTAGCGCTAGCCACCCTTGCGGGCAGCTAGCACCCGTTCGACTTGCATGTGTCAGGCACGCCGCCAGCGTTAATCCTGAGCCAGGATCAAACTCTCCGTTAAAAACCTCGACCCAACAGGGTCTTCGGTTAAAGAATCGAATCAGGGGTCCCTACGACATTTCGAAGGGCCTTCTCGGAGAAGTCCGTTCCACTCTTCAATTGTTAAGGTGCTCGCCGGGCCTTAAGCGCAGGATTACCTCCCGCCTCTCGGGCAGCTTGAGAATGATACCCCAAAGGGGCGCGTAGTTGTCAAGAACGTACGAACGCCTCTCTAGCCTACCCCAGCGGCCGGGCACCTAAACCGTCAGGGCAACCTCTTCTCGGCCCGCCGCACTCGCTGCCTACCGATACTCCGGCAGCTTCTCTAGCTCGTCCGCAGCCAGGTCCGTATACACCCGGCGGGTCGTAATCTTCGGGATCCGGTCCGCCCGCACCTCGACCCGGTGCCCGCTGCGCGCCAGCTTCACCACGATCCCGTGGAAGATGTCGTCCCCCTTGTCGCCCAGCAATTCCTCCGTCCGGCCGATCTCTTCGCCAGCCTCATCCATGACGGGCGCCTTCTCTGGCATCGCTAGCCAGGCGACCTCGCGCTCTTCCTCTTCCATCTAGAACGCGCGCCTCCCACTGAACGCGCGGGCCAGCGTCAACTCGTCGGCATATTCCAGCTCGCCCCCGACCGGCAGTCCATGTGCCAGCCGGGACGTGCGCACTCCCAGCGGGGCCAGCTGCTCCGCCAGGTAGGCGGCGGTCGCCTCCCCTTCCATGTCCGGGTCGGTCGCCAGGATCACCTCGGACACCGGCTCCCGGCGTAGGCGGCCGACCAGCTCCGCAATCTTGAGCTCGGCCGGGCCAATACCGTCGATCGGTGATAACGCTCCGTGCAGGACGTGGTACAAACCGTGGTACTCAGCGGTTCGCTCGATCGCCAGCACGTCCAGGGGCTCTTCCACCACGCACAGCACCGTCCGATCGCGACGGGCTGACAGACAGATGGTGCACCGCTCCCCTTCGGCGATGAAGAAGCAGTCGTCGCAGAAGCGAATCCGGGCCTTGACCTCGACCAGGGCCGTGGCCAGCCGGTCGACCGACTCCCGCGGCGCTCGCAATATATAGAAGGATAGGCGCTGGGCCGTCTTGGGCCCGATGCCCGGCAGCCGGCCGAGCTCCTCCATCACCCGAGTCAGCGCCGGCGGGATCTCAGCCAACCGGCCGCTACCCCATCAGGCCCGGCGGAAGCCCCATCCCCGCCGTCACGGCGCCCATCTCTTTGGTCGCCAGCTCGCGCGCCTTCTCCATGGCGTCGTTCACGGCGGCCAGCACCAGGTCCTGGAGCATCTCGACGTCGGCGGGATCGACGACTTCGGGCTTGACCGTGACCGAGAGCACCTTTTGGTGGCCGTTGGCCACCACCTCGACCATGCCGCCGCCCGCCGTTCCGGTCACCGTCTTGGCGCCCAGCTCTTCCTGGACTTTGGCCATCCGGGCCTGCATCTGTTGGAGCTGCTTGAGCATCTTGAACTGCTGACCCATCTAGCCCCTCCCTCGCGGGGTGACCCGCACGTTGGTCGCGTCGAACCGGTTCATCGCCTCTTTGACCAGGGGGTCGTCGGCGACGGACGCCGCCGGGCGCACCGGCGCCGCCGGTGCTGCGGCGGGCTTCTTCTCCCCCGCCACCAGTTCCACCCGGGTGTCAGCCCCAAAGATCTCACGGACGGCGACCAGCAGCGTCTCCCGGTTGGAAGCCTTCTGCATCAGCTCGGCGTGGGCCGGATAGCGAAACTCGATCCGCACCAGGCCCTCCTTGGCCTCGGCGAGCCGCGCGTCCATCAGCAGACTCCCGATCATCTTCGGGAGTCGCTGCTTGAGCGCGTCCCATCGCGCGTCCGGGCCGAGCACCGCCGGCTCGGCGTCCATGGCCGGCTCGATCACTCGCTCACCGCCGACCGCCTCAGTCGTCAGTGCCGCAACGGGAACCGTCACCGGCACGGGATGCGTCATGTTCGACAGCAACGTCACCTCCAGCAGCAGGCGCGCGTCGGCGCCCTTGCGCACCTCCGGCTCCATCTCCATCAAGCCCTTCCAAAGGCCGAGCAGCGCGTTTCGACCGGCCGCCCGGCCGATCCGCTCCAATCCGGCCGACGCCGCACCGCCCAGGCTTTCGGCATCCTGGTAGCCGACCGAGAGCAAGGCCGCCTCGCGGATCGCGCCCAGCAATCCCCGGACCAGCTGCCGCACGTCCCCGCCGGCATCGTAAAACCGCTGGAGTTCGGTCAGCGTCTTGGCCCCGTCGCCCTCGGTCACGAACGCCAGGAGCGCAACCAGCGTGTCGGGGTCGGCCAGCCCGAGCAGCTCGTGCGTCTTCTGCACAGTCAGCTCCTCGCCGCCCTGCGAGATCAGCTGGTCGAGCAGCGTGATGCCATCGCGCATGCTGCCGCGAGCCAGGCGGGCCAGCAGGGCCAGGCTCTGCGGGTCCACCTTGACCTGCTCCTGCTCGACGATCGAGGCTAGGTGCGCCGCGATCGCCGCGGTGTCGATCCGGCGGAAGTCGAATCGCTGGCAGCGCGAGGCCACCGTCAGCGGGATCTTGTGCGGCTCGGTCGTCGCCAGCACGAAGACCACATGCGCCGGCGGCTCCTCGAGCGTCTTCAGTAAGGCGTTGAAGGCCTCCGTGGTCAGCATGTGTGCCTCATCGATGATGTACACCTTGACCTTCAACGTCGCCGGCAGATACTTGACCCGCTCGCGCAGATCCCGGATCTCGTCGATGCCTCGGTTCGAGGCGGCATCGATCTCGATGAGGTCGACGGCTGCGCCGGATCCGATTTCGACGCAGTTCGCGCACACGCCGCACGGCTCCGCGCCGCGGCGGTCCAAACAGTTGATCGCCTTCGCCAGGATGCGGGCGGTCGACGTCTTGCCCGTTCCACGAACGCCACAGAACAGGTAGGCGTGCGCCACGCGGCCCTGCTCGACGGCGTTCCGAAGCGTTTGGGCGATTGCATCCTGCCCGACCAGGTCGCCAAACTTCTGGGACCGGTACTTGAGGTAAAGGGTCTGGTACGCCATCAGCTGCCGCGTCCAATTCTACGAGCCGGCCGGGCGAACGCTAGCTCGCTGCCCCCACGGCGCTCTCGGCCTGCTCGCGCAGCACCTGCCGCGCCAGCGTGATCGCCAGCATGCCTTCGAGGATGGCCGATGTGACCCGCTTGACTGCGCCACGGCGGACATCCCCGGCAGCGAATACGCACGGTACGCTGGTTTCCAGCATCAGGAGCGCGCGCTCGCTCAGCCAGCCCTGGGGCAACCGTCCGTCGCGCACGAGTTGGTTTCCCGTGAGGAGGTAACCCTCCTCGTCGCGCAGCATCGTTCCCTTCAACCATTCGGTGTTCGGATTGGCACCCATCATTACGATTAATGCCCGAGTCCGTGCCGCTTCGATCGTTCCGCTGACCCGATGGCGGAGCCGTACGCCCTCGAGGCGACCCTCGCCGAAAGCCTCGACGACCTGCGTGTTGACGCGTACGCGGATGTTCCGCGTTCGGTCGATCTCCTTGGCCAATCCGGGCGAGACGTTCGCGTCGAGTGCGCCGGCGCGGACCACCATCGTCACATTGGCGGCGTGCTTTGCGAGGTCAAGGGCCGCCTGCCCAGCCGCCGCTGTCGTGCCGACGATGAAGACCTCCTGGCCGGCGAGCGCCGCCGGCTCCGCGACCGAGTCCGCGTAGATGACGCCGGCCCCGGTCAGCTTGTCGACGCTCGGGACTCCGAGCGTGCGATACGCCACCCCGGTCGCGATCACGACCGCCCGGGCGGAAATCGTGACCCCATCGGCTAGCGTCACCACCAGTCCACCGGACTCTGCCGACAAACCCACCGCGGGATTCGTCAAGGCAAAGTTCGCGCCCAATCGCTGGGCCTGCTCGTAGATCCGACGCATGAGTTGGTCGCCGCTCACGGGGTCCGCGAAGCCCGGATAATTTTGAATGACCGGGGTTGCCGCGGCGGAGCCGCCCGCGCCGTAGGCGTCGATCACCGCGGTCTTCAGGCCATCCGCGGCCGACACGGTGGCCGCCAAGCCGGCCGGGCCGGCCCCGATCACCGCGACGTCGTAGCGCTCGGGCACCGTGACGATGGCCCCAGTCTACGGAACGACACGCGCGACGCGGCTAATACAGCTGCAGGCCGAGTGTGTCGCCAGGGAGGTAGAAGGACCCGGTTCCGCCGGTGAAGTTCGCGATCAGGGGCGTGGCCGGTGTGA from Candidatus Dormiibacterota bacterium includes these protein-coding regions:
- the dnaX gene encoding DNA polymerase III subunit gamma/tau; the encoded protein is MAYQTLYLKYRSQKFGDLVGQDAIAQTLRNAVEQGRVAHAYLFCGVRGTGKTSTARILAKAINCLDRRGAEPCGVCANCVEIGSGAAVDLIEIDAASNRGIDEIRDLRERVKYLPATLKVKVYIIDEAHMLTTEAFNALLKTLEEPPAHVVFVLATTEPHKIPLTVASRCQRFDFRRIDTAAIAAHLASIVEQEQVKVDPQSLALLARLARGSMRDGITLLDQLISQGGEELTVQKTHELLGLADPDTLVALLAFVTEGDGAKTLTELQRFYDAGGDVRQLVRGLLGAIREAALLSVGYQDAESLGGAASAGLERIGRAAGRNALLGLWKGLMEMEPEVRKGADARLLLEVTLLSNMTHPVPVTVPVAALTTEAVGGERVIEPAMDAEPAVLGPDARWDALKQRLPKMIGSLLMDARLAEAKEGLVRIEFRYPAHAELMQKASNRETLLVAVREIFGADTRVELVAGEKKPAAAPAAPVRPAASVADDPLVKEAMNRFDATNVRVTPRGRG
- the recR gene encoding recombination mediator RecR, coding for MPPALTRVMEELGRLPGIGPKTAQRLSFYILRAPRESVDRLATALVEVKARIRFCDDCFFIAEGERCTICLSARRDRTVLCVVEEPLDVLAIERTAEYHGLYHVLHGALSPIDGIGPAELKIAELVGRLRREPVSEVILATDPDMEGEATAAYLAEQLAPLGVRTSRLAHGLPVGGELEYADELTLARAFSGRRAF
- a CDS encoding YbaB/EbfC family nucleoid-associated protein, which produces MGQQFKMLKQLQQMQARMAKVQEELGAKTVTGTAGGGMVEVVANGHQKVLSVTVKPEVVDPADVEMLQDLVLAAVNDAMEKARELATKEMGAVTAGMGLPPGLMG
- a CDS encoding NAD(P)/FAD-dependent oxidoreductase, with product MPERYDVAVIGAGPAGLAATVSAADGLKTAVIDAYGAGGSAAATPVIQNYPGFADPVSGDQLMRRIYEQAQRLGANFALTNPAVGLSAESGGLVVTLADGVTISARAVVIATGVAYRTLGVPSVDKLTGAGVIYADSVAEPAALAGQEVFIVGTTAAAGQAALDLAKHAANVTMVVRAGALDANVSPGLAKEIDRTRNIRVRVNTQVVEAFGEGRLEGVRLRHRVSGTIEAARTRALIVMMGANPNTEWLKGTMLRDEEGYLLTGNQLVRDGRLPQGWLSERALLMLETSVPCVFAAGDVRRGAVKRVTSAILEGMLAITLARQVLREQAESAVGAAS